One Archangium violaceum genomic window, CCAGGCGAGCCCCGAGCTGTCTACACGAGGGGTACTCCTCTGCACGCCCGTCAGACCTCGAGGAACTTGATGCCGGTGATGCCCTCTTGCTCCAGGGCCCGCTTGACGTGCTCGGAGACGATGAGGACGACCTTCCAGCCCCAGGGGCGGAAGATGTGGGCCCCTCCGATCTTCGCCGGGTCCACCTTCAGCCCCGCGACGTTACGGTATTGGCCCAGCTTCTCCGGGCGGTTGTCCTCCGGGAGCCAGTAGAGCACCTCCTCACATCGGGCGTCGTCGATGCACCGGATGATTTGCAGGGCATTGAGGATGAACCAGGGCTCCGTTTGCCCCTCCACCTCCACGGGGATGAACTGGACTTCCTTCTGGAGACCCAGACGCTCGAACAGAGCGACGACCCGGCGGTGGACGATGGGAATCCCCATGGAGTGAGAGAACTCGATCGGAATGCCTGCCGGCTCCACGGATAAGCGAATCGGCTTCTCGATGTCCAGGACCCGGCCCTCGTTGAATCGCCAGACGTCGAACAATTCTTCCCGGCCTTCTTCGTCATCAAGAGGCATTCTTACGTGCCATCGCCCTGGAATGTACTTGTCGTCGTAGAGTTCGTAATACTTCATGTGCGCGGTCATGGTTGTCTCGTAGCAAGCCTGTTGAGCCGGGAGCCGGGGGTGCATATCTCTCCTGCGAGCTTGTCGAGTTCTTCCACGAGTCTGGCTCGGCATTCGACCCTGGTTCTACACAGCTCGAGTGCTTCCCTCAGCCGCTTGAAGATCTCGCTGTGATACTCCTCGGGATGGGGCCCCTTGTGGCCTCGCAGATAGACGATGTTCGCTGGATCCTCCAGGCTCATCCCCGCTCGTGCGAAGAGAGTCTTGAACTCCGGCGTCCAGGGACCACCACGGCTCTCGGACTTGTCATTCTTATTGGTGGCAAGGTGGTGGGCGTGGTGGTCATCCCTCTTCGACTCGGCACACGCGCCCGTCGTCCGTGCCGAGGACGCCGCCGTAGTGATCACAGAGGCGGTCGTGCTCGCCGACACGCCCATGAACACCACCGTGCCGTCCGCCACGCTCACCCGCGCGCGCGTTTCCCCGCCCACCTTGAAGCCACCCCGCCCTCCCGCGAAGGCGAATCGCGGAGGAGACAGCCGCGCCCACAGCCCGCCCCGGGGCACCTCTGGCAGTCCTCGGGCCAGCTTCGCTCCCGCCACCGTCACCAGCACGCGCAACCCCACACCCCCAAGCGACTTGCCGAAGCGCTCGGCCACCGCTTCCAACTGCGCTTGCGTCCTCGCGGCCTCCGCCTCCCGGTATAGGTTCAGACAAGACAGCCCCACGGAGTAGAGTTCCGCCGCCGTGTACGTCATCAGGAGCCCCAGCGACACCGCTGCCGCGAAGGCTTTCGAGAAGACGGGGTCTGGCGCCGCCCACGCCATCATGTAGAGCATCATCGACAGGCCCACCGACAGCAGCACGGCGGGAGAGCTGAACATCTCCACGGCGGCCTCGCGGACCCCGTCGCCCATGTAGCGAGGGGAGAGCGCGAGCGCCTGAAACCACCTGGCGCTCTCCAGCGAGCCCGGTAGCTCCACCAGAGCAGGCCCATACAGCGCCTCGTACGCCTCGCGCGTGCGTCTCTCCATGTCCGAGCGCCGGGAGTCTGGTGGATGCCCGACCAGGCTGCCTGCAACCACCACGGTCGGGTGGGCCGTCCTTGGTGGCGAGCCGTCCCCCAGCGCCGCCACCGCCTCCCTCGCGTCCTCCAGCGTGAACAGAGACAAAGCCGGATTGGGTCCGAGCGGCTTGAAGCTGAGCTTCAGTCCATGGCCTTCATCGCCTCGGTACTTGCTCACTGCCACGGGCTCCAACACCTGGAGCCGCGATTCGGTTGCGGGCGGAGCGGCCTGAGCGGAAACAGGCACCCACAGCCACACGCAGGAGGCGAGGAGGAGACGTAAGAGCATGAGTGGTTCCGGGGTCTACCACGAGGGCAAATCTCCGAACGAGCCCGCGTGCCGCCCGTCAGACCTCGAGGAACTTGATGCCGGTGATGCCCTCTTCCTCCAGGGCCCGCTTGAGGTGCTCGGAGACGATGAGGACCACTGGCCAGCCCCAGGGCCGGAAGATGTGGGCCTCTCCAATCTTCGTGGGGTCCACCTTCAGTCCACGAACGTTTCGGTACTGGCCCAGCACGTCAGGGCGGTTGTCCTCCGGGAGCCAGTAGAGCACCTCCTCACACCGGGCGTCGTCGATGCACCGGATGACTTGGAGGGCATTGAGGATGAACCAGGGCTCCGTCTGTCCCTCCACCTCCACGGGGATGAACTGGACCTCCTTCTGGAGACCCAGACGCTCGAAGAGCGCGACGACCCGGCGGTGGACGATGGGAATCCCCAGCGCGTGAGAGAACTCGATTGGAATGCCTGCCGGCTTCACGGACAAGTGAATCGGTTTCTCGATGTTCAGGACCCGGCCCTCGTTGAATCGCCAGACGTCGAACAGTTCTTCGCGGCCTTCCTCATCATCAAGAGGCATCCTCACATGCCATCGCCCTGGAATGTACTTGTCGTCGTATAGTTTGTAATATTTCGTTTGCGCCATCATGGTTTGCTCGTGACAAGCTTGTTGAGCTTGGAGCCGGGCGTACACACGTCCCCTGCGAGCTTGTCGAGCTCTTCCACGAGTTGGGCTCGACACTCGGACCGACGCCTGCAGTTCACAATCGCCCTGCTCAGTCGCTCGAAGATCTCGCTGTGGTACTCCTCGGGATGAGGCCCCTTGTGGCCTCGCAGATAGACGATGTTCGCTGGATCCTCCAGGCTCATCCCCGCTCGTGCGAAGAGAGTCTTGAACTCCGGCGTCCAGGGACCACCACGGCTCTCGGACTTGTCATTCTTATTGGTGGCAAGGTGGTGGGCGTGGTGGTCATCCCTCTTCGACTCGGCACACGCGCCCGTCGTCCGTGCCGAGGACGCCGCCGCCGTGACCGCGGAGGCGCTCGTGCTCGCCGACACGCCCATGAGCACCACGGTGCCGTCCGCCACATTCACCCGCGCGCGAGTCCCCGCGCTCACCTTGAAGCCACCCCGCCCTCCCGCGAAGGCGAATCGCGGAGGAGACAGCCGCGCCCACAGCCCGCCCCGGGGCACCTCTGGCAGTCCTCGGGCCAGCTTCGCTCCCGCCACCGTCACCAGCACGCGCAACCCCACTCCTCCCAGCGCCTTGCCGAAGCGCTCGGCCACCGCCTCCAACTGCTCCTGCGTCCTCGCGGCCTCCGCCTCCCGGTATAGGTTCAGACAAGACAGCCCCACGGAGTAGAGTTCCGCCGCCGTGTACGTCATCAGCAGCCCCAGCG contains:
- a CDS encoding imm11 family protein, encoding MTAHMKYYELYDDKYIPGRWHVRMPLDDEEGREELFDVWRFNEGRVLDIEKPIRLSVEPAGIPIEFSHSMGIPIVHRRVVALFERLGLQKEVQFIPVEVEGQTEPWFILNALQIIRCIDDARCEEVLYWLPEDNRPEKLGQYRNVAGLKVDPAKIGGAHIFRPWGWKVVLIVSEHVKRALEQEGITGIKFLEV
- a CDS encoding imm11 family protein, giving the protein MMAQTKYYKLYDDKYIPGRWHVRMPLDDEEGREELFDVWRFNEGRVLNIEKPIHLSVKPAGIPIEFSHALGIPIVHRRVVALFERLGLQKEVQFIPVEVEGQTEPWFILNALQVIRCIDDARCEEVLYWLPEDNRPDVLGQYRNVRGLKVDPTKIGEAHIFRPWGWPVVLIVSEHLKRALEEEGITGIKFLEV
- a CDS encoding AHH domain-containing protein, translating into MLLRLLLASCVWLWVPVSAQAAPPATESRLQVLEPVAVSKYRGDEGHGLKLSFKPLGPNPALSLFTLEDAREAVAALGDGSPPRTAHPTVVVAGSLVGHPPDSRRSDMERRTREAYEALYGPALVELPGSLESARWFQALALSPRYMGDGVREAAVEMFSSPAVLLSVGLSMMLYMMAWAAPDPVFSKAFAAAVSLGLLMTYTAAELYSVGLSCLNLYREAEAARTQAQLEAVAERFGKSLGGVGLRVLVTVAGAKLARGLPEVPRGGLWARLSPPRFAFAGGRGGFKVGGETRARVSVADGTVVFMGVSASTTASVITTAASSARTTGACAESKRDDHHAHHLATNKNDKSESRGGPWTPEFKTLFARAGMSLEDPANIVYLRGHKGPHPEEYHSEIFKRLREALELCRTRVECRARLVEELDKLAGEICTPGSRLNRLATRQP
- a CDS encoding AHH domain-containing protein, with the protein product MLLRLLLASCVWLWVPVSAQAAPPATESRLQVLEPVAVSKYRGDEGHGLKLSFKPLGPNPALSLFTLEDAREAVAALGDGSPPRTAHPTVVVAGSLLGHPPDSRRSDMERRTREAYEALYGPALVELPGSLESARWFQALALSPRYMGDGVREAAVEMFSSPAVLLSVGLSMMLYMMAWAAPDPVFSKAFAAAVSLGLLMTYTAAELYSVGLSCLNLYREAEAARTQEQLEAVAERFGKALGGVGLRVLVTVAGAKLARGLPEVPRGGLWARLSPPRFAFAGGRGGFKVSAGTRARVNVADGTVVLMGVSASTSASAVTAAASSARTTGACAESKRDDHHAHHLATNKNDKSESRGGPWTPEFKTLFARAGMSLEDPANIVYLRGHKGPHPEEYHSEIFERLSRAIVNCRRRSECRAQLVEELDKLAGDVCTPGSKLNKLVTSKP